The Parachlamydiales bacterium genome has a segment encoding these proteins:
- a CDS encoding twin-arginine translocase subunit TatC — MSSLSEELLLPLSIHVKELRSLLLRSIGAFVCAFIILIFFYEPVLQLLKQPFSQSVLTSQTTLTKHALKTYTITNYTSAPITYD, encoded by the coding sequence ATGTCAAGTCTTAGCGAGGAGCTGCTGCTTCCATTAAGCATTCATGTCAAAGAGCTTAGATCCCTTTTATTGCGATCGATTGGAGCATTTGTTTGCGCCTTTATCATCCTCATTTTCTTTTATGAGCCTGTATTACAACTACTTAAGCAACCGTTTTCCCAATCCGTATTGACATCGCAGACAACTCTCACGAAGCACGCCTTAAAAACCTATACCATTACCAATTATACCAGTGCTCCGATCACTTATGATT
- the thrS gene encoding threonine--tRNA ligase: MHIKLADKMIEVDNGFNIKQLAEKLNLNAPQQAVSASLNGKQCDLSTPLKENDVVEFLHFDDALGKEVFWHTSAHVLAQAVLRLFPEAKPTIGPPIEAGFYYDFANLQITDEDFSKIEEEVQKIINENYVSKKEVFKDKSEAKKHFASNKYKLELIDAVEEGKELTGYHQGEFFDLCRGPHLYNIGKIKAFKILKTSGAYWRGDSNNEMLTRIYAISFPDKKLLKEYLTFLEEAKKRDHKVIGPQLDLFSLKEEAPGMPFIHPKGMFIWNTLSSYIRELQTRNGYVEIKTPTMMTRELWETSGHWANYRQNMFTSQVEDRDFAIKPMNCPGGMLFYRSHIHSYRELPLRVAEIGNVHRFEPSGALSGLFRVRSFHQDDAHIFMKPEDIQNEILAAIRFADTIYSAFGLEYHLELSTRPEKNTIGSDEEWETATKGLQGALDASGRPYKINPGDGAFYGPKIDFHIRDALKRTWQCGTIQLDMSLPEKFELEYTASDGTRKRPVMIHRALLGSIERFFGILIEHFAGKFPLWISPEQVRVLTVADRHAEYGAELMRKFVDAGYNCRLDDSNESVSKKVRTAQMEKVNYILTVGDKETESKTVNLRTRDNVVHGEISVDELIAKMNQEKASRSLTSAFATEQILS, encoded by the coding sequence ACTAGCTGATAAAATGATCGAGGTAGATAACGGGTTCAATATTAAACAACTCGCGGAGAAACTTAACTTAAATGCCCCTCAGCAAGCAGTTTCTGCAAGCCTGAACGGAAAGCAATGTGATTTATCTACACCATTGAAAGAGAACGACGTAGTAGAATTTTTGCATTTCGATGACGCCCTAGGAAAAGAAGTATTTTGGCATACTTCAGCCCACGTATTAGCACAGGCAGTCCTCCGTTTATTTCCCGAAGCTAAGCCAACTATCGGCCCTCCTATAGAAGCAGGATTTTATTATGATTTTGCTAACCTTCAAATAACAGATGAAGACTTTAGTAAAATTGAAGAAGAAGTTCAAAAAATTATTAATGAAAACTACGTATCAAAAAAAGAAGTTTTTAAAGATAAATCTGAAGCAAAAAAACATTTTGCTTCTAACAAATATAAATTAGAACTAATTGATGCGGTAGAAGAAGGGAAAGAATTAACAGGGTACCACCAAGGAGAATTTTTCGATCTTTGCCGCGGACCACATCTATATAATATAGGGAAAATTAAAGCCTTTAAAATTTTGAAAACTTCCGGCGCTTATTGGAGAGGCGACAGCAATAATGAGATGCTGACTCGAATCTATGCTATCTCCTTCCCCGATAAAAAACTTCTAAAAGAATACCTAACATTTTTAGAAGAAGCAAAAAAACGCGATCACAAAGTCATCGGCCCGCAACTTGATCTCTTCTCATTAAAAGAAGAAGCTCCCGGCATGCCATTTATCCATCCAAAAGGGATGTTTATCTGGAACACTCTCTCTTCTTATATTAGAGAATTACAGACACGCAACGGTTATGTAGAAATTAAAACACCGACAATGATGACACGCGAACTGTGGGAAACGTCCGGACATTGGGCGAACTACCGTCAAAACATGTTTACTTCCCAAGTGGAAGACCGCGACTTCGCCATTAAGCCTATGAACTGTCCAGGCGGAATGCTCTTCTACCGCTCGCATATCCATAGCTATAGAGAACTGCCCCTGCGTGTGGCCGAAATAGGGAATGTCCACCGCTTTGAACCCTCAGGAGCTCTTTCAGGTTTATTTAGAGTACGCAGCTTCCACCAAGATGATGCCCACATATTCATGAAACCCGAAGATATCCAGAATGAGATCTTAGCGGCTATCCGATTCGCTGATACTATTTACTCCGCATTCGGATTGGAATACCACTTAGAGCTCTCCACACGTCCTGAAAAGAATACGATCGGTTCTGATGAAGAATGGGAAACAGCCACAAAAGGCCTACAAGGAGCTTTAGACGCCAGCGGAAGACCTTACAAAATCAATCCGGGCGATGGTGCTTTCTACGGCCCTAAAATCGACTTCCACATTCGTGATGCCCTAAAGCGTACTTGGCAGTGCGGAACAATCCAGCTGGACATGTCGCTTCCTGAAAAGTTTGAGCTGGAATACACAGCTTCCGACGGAACAAGAAAACGCCCGGTGATGATCCACCGTGCATTGCTAGGTTCCATTGAAAGATTCTTCGGTATATTAATTGAGCATTTTGCCGGAAAATTCCCTTTATGGATAAGTCCGGAACAAGTGAGAGTTCTGACTGTTGCTGATAGACATGCCGAGTACGGCGCAGAGTTAATGCGTAAATTTGTCGATGCCGGCTACAACTGCCGTTTAGATGATTCCAACGAATCAGTAAGTAAAAAAGTCCGCACTGCGCAGATGGAGAAAGTAAACTACATATTAACAGTCGGTGACAAAGAGACAGAAAGCAAAACTGTCAACCTGCGTACGCGCGATAATGTGGTGCATGGCGAAATTAGTGTTGATGAGCTGATTGCTAAAATGAACCAAGAAAAAGCATCCCGCAGCTTAACTTCGGCATTTGCCACAGAACAAATCTTGTCCTAG
- the tatA gene encoding twin-arginine translocase TatA/TatE family subunit — protein sequence MFGSGELLVILLLILFLFGGKKLPELAKSLGEGIREFKKACNGESEESATTHEIPVKVEKISTTEEKDDKENVKS from the coding sequence ATGTTTGGAAGTGGGGAACTGTTAGTCATACTACTCTTAATTTTATTTCTCTTTGGAGGGAAGAAACTTCCCGAATTAGCCAAAAGCTTAGGCGAAGGGATCAGAGAATTTAAAAAAGCGTGCAACGGAGAATCAGAGGAATCCGCCACAACGCATGAAATCCCTGTTAAAGTGGAAAAAATTTCAACAACAGAAGAAAAGGACGACAAGGAGAATGTCAAGTCTTAG
- a CDS encoding ParA family protein: MKTKPATIIAVSSFKGGTAKTSTALHFGAGLVKYHKKKVLLVDFDAQANLTTGLGLDPDEHDSLAPVLQGTKDVQDIIRQSTVKGLDIIPADTWLERVEVTGTLASDRYSHEKLKTILRPLPYDFILIDTPPSLCWLTESAMIAAQHTLVCATPEFYSVKGLERLSLFMKSLSERHPLEVAGVVLSYWNSRGKSNSAFLDVIESTFPKKLLNTKIRRDISVSEASVHGKPVFETAPTARAAEDYRKLTQELIKRFV, encoded by the coding sequence ATGAAGACAAAACCGGCTACAATCATTGCAGTAAGCAGCTTTAAAGGTGGAACGGCAAAGACCTCCACCGCACTACACTTTGGTGCAGGCCTTGTAAAGTACCACAAAAAGAAAGTCCTTCTAGTCGACTTTGATGCTCAAGCTAACCTTACAACAGGCTTAGGCCTTGATCCTGACGAACACGACAGCTTAGCTCCGGTGTTGCAAGGAACAAAAGATGTTCAAGACATCATACGTCAAAGCACCGTCAAAGGGTTGGATATTATTCCTGCCGATACATGGCTGGAAAGAGTAGAAGTTACAGGAACATTAGCTAGCGACCGCTATTCTCACGAGAAACTTAAAACTATATTACGCCCGCTCCCTTACGATTTTATCCTCATTGATACTCCTCCCTCCCTATGTTGGTTGACAGAGTCAGCAATGATAGCTGCTCAGCATACCCTAGTTTGTGCTACTCCTGAGTTTTATAGCGTTAAAGGCTTGGAAAGACTCTCCCTCTTCATGAAGAGCCTATCCGAAAGGCATCCGCTAGAAGTTGCAGGCGTTGTCCTCTCCTACTGGAATAGCCGTGGTAAAAGTAATTCCGCCTTCTTGGATGTTATCGAAAGCACATTCCCAAAAAAGCTGCTAAATACTAAAATCCGCCGTGACATATCTGTAAGCGAAGCCTCGGTGCATGGCAAACCCGTATTTGAAACCGCTCCCACAGCACGTGCTGCGGAAGACTACCGAAAACTTACCCAAGAACTAATCAAGCGATTTGTATGA
- a CDS encoding CT583 family protein has product MSNVTALLSQRLKKNTSNSKMSEMAKQAGNGTLNSFASIFSVTELSEQEREGLADLLESFAPEEGTKNAAKDLQELSALTMELKAITNQAAILHGERIKRAQQIFTQYRDGAFTAWLITTYGNRQTPYNFLMYYEFYQALPQPLRLRIENMPRQAIYTLASRDGELNKKQRIIEDYKGETKNELLALIRLKFPLANEDKRKADPVDAAIKELRKVCETLAEVDAESFSKKQKNTLKYLTNELLILLSAAQQQN; this is encoded by the coding sequence ATGAGCAACGTTACCGCCCTCCTATCCCAGCGACTAAAGAAGAATACCTCCAACTCTAAAATGAGCGAGATGGCCAAACAGGCCGGTAATGGAACACTGAACAGCTTTGCTAGTATCTTCAGTGTAACAGAACTCAGCGAGCAAGAAAGAGAGGGCTTAGCTGACCTCTTGGAAAGTTTTGCACCGGAAGAGGGCACCAAAAATGCCGCTAAAGATCTGCAGGAACTTTCAGCCCTGACGATGGAGCTTAAAGCAATAACCAATCAAGCGGCAATCTTGCACGGTGAGAGGATAAAGCGCGCGCAACAGATCTTTACCCAATACCGTGATGGCGCATTTACTGCATGGCTGATCACAACTTATGGCAACCGTCAGACACCTTATAATTTCCTGATGTACTACGAGTTTTATCAAGCCCTCCCCCAGCCCCTTAGACTCCGTATCGAGAATATGCCCCGGCAAGCGATTTACACACTTGCCAGCAGAGACGGCGAGTTAAATAAAAAGCAGCGTATTATCGAAGACTACAAAGGAGAAACAAAGAATGAGCTCCTTGCTTTAATACGCCTGAAGTTTCCTCTGGCTAATGAAGATAAAAGAAAAGCAGACCCCGTAGATGCAGCCATTAAAGAACTGCGCAAGGTGTGTGAGACTTTAGCTGAAGTGGATGCAGAGAGTTTTTCTAAGAAGCAGAAAAATACATTGAAGTATCTAACAAATGAGCTGCTGATATTGCTATCAGCAGCCCAACAGCAGAATTAA